A stretch of the Streptomyces ortus genome encodes the following:
- a CDS encoding NAD(P)-dependent alcohol dehydrogenase — MTTVAAYAAPAAKAPLERTTIERRPVGEQDVLIEIKFAGICHSDIHQAREGWGEAIFPMVPGHEIAGVVTEVGSGVTKFAVGDRVGVGCMVDSCRECDNCKAGLEQYCVKGMTGTYNAVGRDGEPTYGGYSTHIVVDEAYTVRIPEGLALDEAAPLLCAGITTYSPLKHWNVGPGKKVAILGMGGLGHMGVKIAHALGADVTVLSQSLRKKDDGLKLGADHYYATSDPKTFEELRGTFDVILSTVSAPLDLDRFLSLLRADGAFVNVGAPEEPVSLNLFSVIAGRKALAGSSIGGIRETQEMLDFCAEHGFGAEIELISAAEINEAYERVLASDVRYRFVIDAATI, encoded by the coding sequence ATGACCACTGTCGCCGCATACGCCGCCCCCGCCGCCAAGGCCCCGCTGGAGCGCACCACCATCGAGCGTCGCCCGGTCGGCGAGCAGGACGTCCTCATCGAGATCAAGTTCGCCGGTATCTGCCACTCCGACATCCACCAGGCCCGCGAGGGCTGGGGCGAGGCCATCTTCCCGATGGTCCCCGGCCACGAGATCGCCGGTGTCGTCACCGAGGTCGGCTCCGGCGTCACCAAGTTCGCCGTCGGCGACCGCGTGGGCGTCGGCTGCATGGTCGACTCCTGCCGTGAGTGCGACAACTGCAAGGCCGGCCTGGAGCAGTACTGCGTCAAGGGCATGACCGGCACGTACAACGCCGTCGGCAGGGACGGCGAGCCCACCTACGGGGGCTACTCGACGCACATCGTCGTCGACGAGGCGTACACCGTCCGTATCCCCGAGGGCCTGGCCCTCGACGAGGCCGCGCCGCTGCTGTGCGCCGGCATCACCACGTACTCCCCGCTCAAGCACTGGAACGTCGGCCCCGGCAAGAAGGTCGCGATCCTCGGCATGGGCGGCCTGGGCCACATGGGCGTCAAGATCGCGCACGCGCTGGGCGCGGACGTGACCGTGCTGTCGCAGTCGCTGCGCAAGAAGGACGACGGCCTGAAGCTGGGCGCCGACCACTACTACGCGACCAGCGACCCGAAGACCTTCGAGGAACTGCGCGGCACCTTCGACGTCATCCTGTCGACGGTCTCGGCCCCGCTGGACCTCGACAGGTTCCTGTCCCTGCTCCGCGCGGACGGCGCCTTCGTGAACGTGGGCGCGCCCGAGGAGCCCGTCTCCCTGAACCTGTTCTCGGTGATCGCCGGCCGCAAGGCCCTCGCCGGATCGAGCATCGGCGGCATCCGCGAGACCCAGGAGATGCTGGACTTCTGCGCCGAGCACGGGTTCGGTGCGGAGATCGAGCTGATCTCCGCGGCCGAGATCAACGAGGCGTACGAGCGGGTGCTCGCCAGCGATGTGCGGTACCGGTTCGTGATCGACGCGGCGACGATCTAG